One segment of Nocardia farcinica DNA contains the following:
- a CDS encoding DoxX family protein produces the protein MADHSIPSGDGRGPALTLAAILVGAGVMHFVRPGFFDAIVPRALPGRARDYTYASGVAELGVAAALAVPRTRRLGGRLAAMLFVAVFPANVQMAVDVLGNEKAPRALKIGSLVRLPLQWPLVAAARRVARG, from the coding sequence ATGGCAGACCATTCGATTCCGTCCGGCGACGGCCGCGGGCCCGCGCTCACCCTGGCGGCGATCCTCGTCGGGGCGGGCGTCATGCATTTCGTCCGCCCGGGCTTCTTCGACGCGATCGTGCCGCGCGCCCTGCCCGGGCGCGCCCGCGACTACACCTACGCCTCCGGGGTCGCCGAACTCGGCGTGGCCGCCGCCCTCGCGGTGCCGCGGACCCGCCGGCTCGGCGGCAGGCTGGCCGCGATGCTGTTCGTGGCCGTGTTCCCGGCCAACGTGCAGATGGCCGTGGACGTGCTCGGCAACGAGAAGGCGCCGCGGGCATTGAAGATCGGCAGCCTGGTGCGGCTGCCGTTGCAGTGGCCGCTGGTCGCCGCGGCCCGCCGGGTCGCGCGCGGCTGA
- a CDS encoding potassium channel family protein, whose protein sequence is MLGDFVDRSRAGLTSRPDFTLVGVLRIPEGAVSPWVSLTRRIIAAVLLLFGAALVVYIGRDGYRDNTGDELSFLDAFYYATVSLSTTGYGDITPASPQARLVNIIVITPLRILFLIVLVGTTISVLTERSRQAFKIQRWRRSVRNHTVVVGYGTKGRTAIDAMVGDGVQPADIVVVDTDPIALEAAANAGLVTVHGSATQSDVLRLASVQNAASVIVAANRDDTAVLVTLTARELNKTAKIVVAIREAENIHLLRQSGADSVVVSSETAGRLLGIATTTPTVVEMMEDLLTPEAGFAVAEREVEPSEVGGSPRHLRDIVLGVVRGGELIRVGEPEVDAIEAGDKLLYIRRAGK, encoded by the coding sequence ATGCTGGGTGATTTCGTGGACCGCAGCCGGGCCGGCCTCACCAGCCGCCCCGACTTCACGCTGGTGGGCGTGCTGCGTATCCCGGAAGGTGCGGTGAGCCCGTGGGTTTCGCTGACCAGGCGGATCATCGCCGCCGTCCTGCTGCTGTTCGGCGCGGCCCTGGTGGTCTACATCGGCCGCGACGGCTACCGGGACAACACCGGCGACGAGTTGTCGTTCCTCGACGCCTTCTACTACGCCACGGTCTCGCTGTCGACGACCGGTTACGGCGACATCACCCCGGCCTCGCCGCAGGCGCGACTGGTGAACATCATCGTCATCACCCCGCTGCGGATTCTGTTCCTCATCGTGCTCGTCGGTACCACCATCAGCGTGCTCACCGAGCGGTCCCGGCAGGCGTTCAAGATTCAGCGTTGGAGGCGCAGCGTGCGTAATCACACGGTGGTCGTCGGCTACGGCACCAAGGGCCGCACCGCGATCGATGCCATGGTCGGCGACGGCGTGCAGCCCGCCGACATCGTGGTCGTCGACACCGACCCGATCGCGTTGGAGGCCGCGGCCAACGCGGGCCTGGTGACGGTGCACGGCTCGGCCACCCAATCCGACGTGCTGCGGCTGGCCAGCGTGCAGAACGCGGCCTCGGTGATCGTGGCCGCCAACCGCGACGACACCGCGGTGCTGGTCACCCTGACCGCGCGGGAGCTGAACAAGACCGCCAAGATCGTCGTCGCCATCCGCGAGGCGGAGAACATCCACCTGCTGCGCCAGTCCGGCGCCGACTCGGTGGTGGTGTCCTCCGAGACCGCGGGCCGGTTGCTCGGCATCGCCACCACCACCCCGACGGTGGTGGAGATGATGGAGGATCTGCTCACGCCGGAGGCCGGTTTCGCCGTCGCCGAGCGCGAGGTGGAACCGAGCGAGGTCGGCGGCTCGCCCCGGCACCTGCGCGACATCGTGCTCGGCGTGGTGCGCGGTGGCGAACTGATCCGCGTCGGTGAGCCCGAGGTCGACGCCATCGAGGCCGGCGACAAGCTGCTCTACATCCGCCGGGCGGGCAAATGA